A region from the Benincasa hispida cultivar B227 chromosome 8, ASM972705v1, whole genome shotgun sequence genome encodes:
- the LOC120083844 gene encoding 5'-adenylylsulfate reductase 3, chloroplastic-like, giving the protein MALSVSSHSSISASNFQHFPASSEAKVPRIGSVQLVNRPHVLSSGVNYSQRGCSMKPMNAQSNRNVSLVSLAVAANTLTAEVAERAEIVNYDGLAKHLENASPLEIMDQALEKFGDDIAIAFSGAEDVALIEYARLTGRPFRVFSLDTGRLNSETYQFFDAVEKHYGIHIEYMFPDAVEVQGLVRNKGLFSFYEDGHQECCRVRKVRPLRRALKGLRAWITGQRKDQSPGTRSEIPVVQVDPVFEGLDGGIGSLIKWNPVANVDGKDVWNFLRTMNVPVNSLHSQGYVSIGCEPCTRPVLPGQHEREGRWWWEDSKAKECGLHKGNLKQGDVPQLNGNENGTPPVNDIFISQNLVNLNRTGIENLARLDNRKEPWLVVLYAPWCQFCQGMEGSYVELAEKLGGSGVKVGKFRADGEQKQFAKQELQLGSFPTILLFPKHSSKAIKYPSEKRDVDSLMAFVNALR; this is encoded by the exons ATGGCGCTTTCTGTTTCTTCTCATTCTTCAATTTCTGCTTCTAATTTTCAGCATTTTCCCGCTTCCTCTGAGGCTAAAG TTCCACGAATTGGTTCTGTTCAGCTGGTGAATCGGCCGCATGTTTTATCTTCTGGAGTCAATTATTCACAAAGAGGATGCTCGATGAAGCCTATGAATGCGCAATCCAATCGGAATGTTTCGCTTGTCTCTCTTGCGGTTGCGGCGAATACCCTTACTGCTG AGGTAGCAGAGAGAGCGGAGATTGTAAACTATGATGGATTAGCTAAACACCTTGAAAATGCTTCCCCTCTGGAAATAATGGACCAAGCCCTCGAGAAATTTGGCGACGACATTGCGATTGCATTCAG TGGGGCGGAAGATGTTGCTTTGATTGAATATGCTCGTTTGACTGGTCGACCATTTAGAGTGTTTAGCTTAGACACAGGGAGGTTGAATTCAGAGACATACCAATTCTTTGATGCAGTGGAGAAACATTATGGTATCCATATAGAGTACATGTTCCCTGATGCTGTTGAAGTTCAGGGTTTAGTTCGGAACAAAGGGCTATTTTCATTCTACGAGGACGGCCACCAGGAATGCTGCAGAGTAAGGAAAGTGAGGCCTTTGAGGAGGGCTTTGAAGGGACTCCGAGCATGGATCACCGGACAAAGAAAAGACCAATCTCCTGGAACTAGGTCTGAAATTCCTGTTGTCCAAGTTGATCCTGTTTTTGAAGGATTGGATGGTGGCATTGGGAGCTTGATTAAGTGGAACCCAGTTGCCAACGTCGACGGTAAAGACGTGTGGAACTTCCTGCGGACCATGAATGTGCCTGTGAACTCTTTGCATTCTCAAGGATATGTCTCAATCGGGTGCGAGCCGTGCACAAGGCCTGTCCTTCCAGGGCAGCATGAAAGAGAAGGCAGATGGTGGTGGGAGGATTCTAAGGCCAAAGAATGTGGTCTTCACAAAGGGAACCTTAAACAGGGAGATGTTCCCCAGCTGAATGGCAATGAAAATGGAACTCCCCCAGTTAATGACATCTTTATCTCCCAAAATTTGGTGAACCTGAACAGAACAGGAATAGAGAACTTGGCAAGGCTGGATAACAGGAAAGAACCTTGGCTTGTGGTTCTTTATGCACCTTGGTGCCAATTCTGCCAG GGTATGGAAGGGTCATACGTTGAACTGGCTGAGAAGTTGGGTGGGAGTGGAGTGAAAGTTGGGAAGTTCAGAGCCGATGGTGAGCAGAAGCAATTCGCCAAACAAGAGCTGCAGCTAGGATCCTTCCCAACAATACTTCTCTTCCCCAAACACTCATCTAAGGCAATCAAGTATCCATCTGAGAAGAGGGATGTTGATTCGTTGATGGCTTTTGTGAATGCCCTACGATGA